The Lysobacter oculi genomic sequence GCCGCGCGAGTAGAACGCGCGATGCGCCTCGCTCAGGTTGTTGGCCGCGCCCTGGTTGCGGAAACCCCAAGTCGCGTCGATCCAGATCGTCACCGCCTGCATCTGCTGGGCGGCGGCCTCGGCGGCGGATTTCTCCGGAGATTTTCCGAACAGTCGCGCATCGGCGGAAGGCGCGCAGAGCAGCGCGGACAGGACGAGCGCGGCGAACAGGGGCTTCATCAACGGGATTCCTCGAAAGCGAAACGGGGGAGGGCGGGCAGGATGTGCGCGGTGATCGCGCTGCGTGTATGGGCATCGCGCGGCTGGCGGGGATGCGCACCCCAGACCGGGGCCGGCCAGGCATCGTCATGCGTGTATCGGGCGATGACGTGGATGTGCAGTTGCGACACCACGTTGCCGAGCGCGCCGATGTTGAGTTTGTCGGGCGCGAAGGCATCGCGCATCGCGAGCGATGCTGCATCGATCTCGCGCCAGAGCTGCAGGCGGTCGGCCTCATCCAGGTCGATCAATTCGCGTGCGCCGGCGATGCGCGGTACCAGGATCAGCCACGGATAGCGGGCGTCGTCCATCAACAACACATCGCACAGCGGCCAGCGCGCGAGGCGATGGGTATCGCCGGCGAGGCGGGCGTCGAGTTCGAACAGGTCAGCCATGCAGGTTCGCCGCGAGGAAATCGAGCGTGCGCGTCCATGCGAGCGCGGCAGCCCCGGGCGCGAAGTGACGCGGGCTGACGTCCCGGTTG encodes the following:
- a CDS encoding HIT domain-containing protein; translated protein: MADLFELDARLAGDTHRLARWPLCDVLLMDDARYPWLILVPRIAGARELIDLDEADRLQLWREIDAASLAMRDAFAPDKLNIGALGNVVSQLHIHVIARYTHDDAWPAPVWGAHPRQPRDAHTRSAITAHILPALPRFAFEESR